The following are from one region of the Brienomyrus brachyistius isolate T26 chromosome 4, BBRACH_0.4, whole genome shotgun sequence genome:
- the LOC125740582 gene encoding chromodomain Y-like protein isoform X13 yields MASEDLYEVEQIMDKRKSKKGRVEYLVRWRGYGYEGDTWEPEMHLSNCMEFIHEFNRLQGELQQDGPPLRSGHGAAHDARKQICRPQQQPSDGPRAASSGLAAVPSVLKRQQQLPPPASGDLNGKPDTQHLPPAAKYRRLAGTALGMVGMHGVGTGRRSMDLARSGIKILVPKSPMKSRAAGEVSPSEAAQSLQQAGQEPDSVPPEVALLEKPVGALLGSRDERARMGTRPRTQTMLPPPQVPITPTAVKSLNGKGSSSFMEALATNGSASQQTTPMGAAGMAPKRRLEERSAFDRRLRFSVRQTESAYRYRDIVVRKQDGFTHILLSTKSSENNSLNPDVMRELQSAMSTAAVDDSKLVLLSAVGSAFCFGLDFIYFIRKLTDDRKKESSKMAESIRTFVNAFIQFKKPIVVAVNGPVVGLGAAILPLCDVVWANEKAWFQTPYSTFGQTPDACSSITFPRIMGVASASEMLLSGRKLTAQEACTKGLVSQVFWPGTFMQEVMVRIKELASCNSFVLQESKALVRSSTKAALEQANERECEALKRVWGSPQGLDSILKYLQKKVDNL; encoded by the exons GTCGAGCAGATTATGGACAAGCGGAAGAGCAAGAAGGGCAGGGTGGAGTACCTGGTACGCTGGCGGGGCTATGGCTACGAGGGTGACACGTGGGAGCCGGAGATGCACCTGTCCAACTGCATGGAGTTCATCCACGAGTTCAACCGGCTGCAGGGCGAGCTCCAGCAGGACGGGCCTCCCCTCCGCTCTGGGCATGGCGCCGCTCACGATGCCCGAAAGCAGATCTGCAGGCCGCAGCAGCAGCCCAGTGATGGCCCCAGGGCTGCCTCTTCCGGTCTCGCTGCTGTCCCCTCTGTTCTGAAGCGGCAACAGCAGCTTCCGCCGCCTGCCTCCGGCGACTTGAACGGTAAACCGGACACACAGCATCTCCCGCCTGCTGCGAAGTACCGCCGCCTGGCTGGGACGGCCCTGGGAATGGTGGGAATGCACGGTGTGGGCACCGGCCGCCGGAGCATGGACCTCGCAAGGTCTGGCATCAAGATCCTGGTGCCCAAGAGCCCTATGAAGAGCCGTGCTGCTGGCGAGGTGTCGCCCAGCGAGGCTGCCCAAAGTCTCCAGCAGGCAGGCCAGGAGCCCGACTCCGTGCCCCCAGAGGTAGCCCTGCTGGAAAAGCCTGTGGGGGCCCTGCTGGGGTCCAGGGATGAGAGAGCCCGCATGGGCACACGGCCGCGGACCCAAACCATGCTCCCCCCTCCTCAGGTCCCCATCACACCCACTGCCGTGAAGTCCCTCAACGGTAAAg GTTCGTCCTCCTTCATGGAAGCTTTAGCGACAAATGGTTCGGCAAGCCAACAGACCACCCCCATGGGGGCGGCGGGCATGGCGCCCAAGCGGCGCTTAGAGGAACGCTCGGCCTTCGACAGGCGGCTGCGCTTCAGCGTACGGCAGACGGAGAGTGCCTACCGTTACCGCGACATCGTGGTGAGGAAGCAGGATGGCTTCACGCACATCCTGCTCTCCACCAAGTCCTCAGAGAACAACTCGCTGAACCCCGAC GTGATGCGGGAGCTGCAGAGCGCCATGAGCACAGCAGCGGTGGACGACAGCAAGCTGGTGCTGCTCAGCGCAGTCGGCAGCGCTTTTTGCTTTGGTCTGGACTTCATCTACTTCATCCGGAAGCTCACAGACGACAGGAAGAAAGAGAGCTCCAAGATGGCGGAGTCCATCCG GACTTTCGTGAACGCCTTCATCCAGTTCAAGAAGCCCATCGTGGTGGCGGTGAACGGGCCGGTGGTGGGCCTGGGCGCCGCCATTCTGCCACTGTGTGACGTTGTCTGGGCCAACGAGAAGGCCTGGTTCCAGACACCCTACAGCACCTTCGGCCAGACGCCCGATGCCTGTTCCTCCATCACCTTCCCCCGCATCATGGGCGTGGCCTCT gccAGCGAGATGCTGCTGAGTGGCCGCAAGCTGACAGCCCAGGAGGCCTGCACCAAGGGCCTGGTGTCCCAGGTCTTCTGGCCAGGGACGTTCATGCAGGAGGTCATGGTGCGCATTAAGGAGCTAGCCTCTTGTAATTCCTTT GTCCTGCAGGAGTCCAAAGCATTGGTGCGCAGCAGCACCAAGGCCGCCCTGGAACAGGCCAACGAGCGCGAGTGTGAGGCCCTCAAGAGGGTGTGGGGCTCTCCACAAGGCCTGGACTCCATCCTCAAGTACCTGCAGAAGAAGGTCGACAATCTCTAG
- the rpp40 gene encoding ribonuclease P protein subunit p40: MHPELLRSPRNILVCEKSNFMNEKSKHDLHVLKHYFNYKVSVFIPECGILPSEVNDAINGFTKYYLVKDLPVYELLEEECLEKTVKKGRFYALSHNRRIDQDDVVAILPTGQMILSVNKDMYEQMGLEGKASQYTHKQPTRYVVTVDLTDKSMVPGSKRYNRVLWALKEKVPVKMDFLLARHSTVADEGGMLPPRLSQYHCRELQASVSTQKLSSLPCPVLRSCDIRGEGSCEPHQFLEWLGAVTMKIDCNNDATSFLSTYSCPEQYNTLSQALLCSITGLLLPEDIQSLLEKLRSYFEQPKLTSWLSLVVHGFADSPVSWGMAEHGFHKGGENFYSFVVFGNQDYWLHMGTGANDSCPP, encoded by the exons ATGCATCCTGAATTACTGCGGTCCCCGAGAAATATATTGGTATGTGAGAAATCCAATTTTATGAATGAAAAATCCAAACACGACTTACACGTGCTCAAGCACTATTTCAACTACAAG GTATCTGTTTTCATACCCGAGTGCGGAATCCTTCCCTCGGAAGTGAACGACGCCATCAATGGTTTCACAAAATATTATCTGGTTAAGGATTTACCTGTGTATGAGTTGTTGGAAGAAGAATGTTTGGAGAAAACTGTAAAGAAAG GTCGTTTCTATGCCCTGTCGCACAACAGGAGAATCGACCAAGATGACGTTGTTGCCATCCTCCCAACTG GCCAGATGATTCTGTCTGTGAATAAAGACATGTATGAACAAATGGGTTTGGAGGGAAAAGCTTCACAGTACACCCACAAACAGCCCACGAGATACG TGGTGACTGTAGACCTCACAGACAAATCTATGGTTCCGGGTTCGAAACGGTACAACCGAGTGTTGTGGGCACTTAAAGAAAAAGTTCCAGTTAAAATGGACTTCTTGCTGGCCAGACACAGCACTG tGGCCGATGAGGGTGGTATGCTGCCTCCCCGCCTCTCCCAGTACCACTGCAGGGAGCTCCAGGCATCCGTCAGCACCCAGAAGCTGAGCagcctgccctgtcctgtcctgcgtAGCTGTGACATTCGGGGGGAGGGCTCCTGTGAGCCGCACCAGTTCCTGGAGTGGCTGGGGGCCGTCACCATGAAAATCGACTG CAACAATGACGCGACCAGCTTCTTGTCAACATACTCGTGTCCGGAACAATACAACACCTTAAGCCAGGCCTTGCTGTGCTCCATCACTGGCCTCTTGCTGCCCGAGGACATTCAGTCGCTGCTAGAGAAGCTCCG GAGTTACTTTGAGCAGCCCAAGCTCACATCCTGGCTGTCGTTGGTGGTGCACGGCTTCGCCGACAGCCCCGTGTCCTGGGGGATGGCAGAGCACGGCTTCCACAAGGGCGGCGAGAATTTCTACAGCTTCGTGGTCTTCGGGAACCAGGACTACTGGCTGCACATGGGCACCGGGGCGAACGACAGTTGCCCTCCGTGA
- the lyrm4 gene encoding LYR motif-containing protein 4 isoform X2, with amino-acid sequence MASCSRSQVISLYRMLMKESKKFPSYNFRTYALCRVKHGFRENQHVDNPRTLDVLLSQARESLALIKRQVTVGQMYSTQKSVVEKVVQGPV; translated from the exons ATGGCATCTTGTAGTCGTTCGCAGGTGATTTCTCTTTATAGGATGCTCATGAAGGAGAGCAAGAAGTTTCCTTCGTATAATTTCAG GACGTACGCGCTGTGCAGAGTGAAGCACGGCTTCAGGGAGAACCAGCATGTGGACAACCCTAGGACGCTGGACGTGCTCCTGAGCCAGGCCCGAGAGAGCCTGGCGCTCATCAAGCGGCAG GTGACTGTTGGCCAGATGTACTCAACCCAGAAGTCCGTTGTGGAGAAGGTGGTGCAGGGGCCCGTCTGA
- the lyrm4 gene encoding LYR motif-containing protein 4 isoform X1: MASCSRSQVISLYRMLMKESKKFPSYNFRTYALCRVKHGFRENQHVDNPRTLDVLLSQARESLALIKRQVLRPPAAPLPSLSLDMGTAGHSE; encoded by the exons ATGGCATCTTGTAGTCGTTCGCAGGTGATTTCTCTTTATAGGATGCTCATGAAGGAGAGCAAGAAGTTTCCTTCGTATAATTTCAG GACGTACGCGCTGTGCAGAGTGAAGCACGGCTTCAGGGAGAACCAGCATGTGGACAACCCTAGGACGCTGGACGTGCTCCTGAGCCAGGCCCGAGAGAGCCTGGCGCTCATCAAGCGGCAGGTACTCCGCCCCCCAGCCGCCCCGCTCCCTTCTCTCTCGCTGGACATGGGAACAGCTGGCCATTCTGAGTAA